The sequence CTGGACTTGATACGCACGTCTGATTATAAGAGTATCACTGTTGTCTTAGACAAGAAGAAGCACGTAAAGAAATACAACGATCCTTGGCATCCCTACCAGTATAGTTTATTAGCTCTAATGCAGAGATATTGCTATTTTCTTAGTGAGCGGGGTGCAAGGGGTGATATAGTTGCCGAATGCCGGGGGAAGAGAGAGAATTTTGCATTGCAAGAGGCATACAAAAAGATATATTACAGAGGTGACGGGAAGTATAAGAAGGCCGATTTTTATCAGAGATGTCTCACATCAAATGGAATCAAGATCAGGAAGAAGAAGATGAATATTCATGGTCTTCAATTGTCAGACATATTGGCTAGCCCATTAAAAAAATATACCTTAATAAAATATAAGGTGATCAAGGAAGCTAATGAGAAATTATTTTGGAAACAAATAATAGAAGCGGCAAAACCAAAAATTAGATGCAGATCCAGTGACAGCAGGACAGAAGGTTATGGAATCATATTAATAAGATGAAAAAGCCGACCAATGGTCGGCTTTTCACGCTAGCCCCTTCGGACTATCCTCCTCCAGTAGAACTGGATTGATTGTTTTTTACAACACAATTGACGGATATACAAGTAAATAATTATTATAGAACCATAAGCAATGCTTATGGTTCTTTTTAGCTGTCGTATAAGCTCTTGTATATCAGCCTATAGGGCCATAATGCCACAATTCTGTCCAAACAACCCCTAAGTCGCCTTCAATAATAACATTTTCAGACCCATGAACGGAATGGGTTGAGGAAATGTGGCCGGCGTCCGGCCAGCCGGACGGTGCGCCCTACCCCCCTTTCCTCAACCGTATAAGCCCGGCTTCGAGGCGGGTGAAGGCTACGGTCTTCCGGTCGTAGCGCGAAAGGTCGATGCCGTATGTGCGGGCGAGTTTCTTGACGGCCTGAAGCGGCTCGGGGTCGGCCTTGGGCCAGTGGGGCCGAAGCTCCCTCAAAAATATGTTCACCGTGACGGGGCCCACGCCGTAAAACGCATCGAGCCTCTTTTCCAGGTCCCGGCTGTCCGCTGCCTCCTTGTGCAGGCGGTTCAGGCTCCCCCCGTAGAGGTCGATGAGGTCGCTACAGACCTTGAGGAGCTGGCGGGAGGTCTTCTCGTCATAGCGCACGTAGCCCCCTTCCCGCATCACGGGGTAGACGAGGAAATCCCAGCCCGCGCGGAGGATGTCGCGCGGGTCCAGAAGGCGGTACTTCTCGAACGCCCTGTAGGTATTCTTGGCGATGGTCTCCGATATCCTGGCCCCGAAAAGCATGCTCGCAAGAAACCACTTGAAAAGCTCCCCGTCCCGCGCGCCCCTGAGCACGATGCCCAGCTCCTCGGAATAAAGCACGCTCTTCTCGAGCCTCTTGAGGTCGGCCCCGGCCTTCATGATAAAACCGTATCACGCCCCTTCGCGGGCTTCAAGCAGGCCGGAGATGCCTCTAATCGCAAGGGGCAAGGCAGCGCATTACGAGTTCGTCTTAAGAGGTTTTTGGGCTATATGAAGCGGACCGCCACATCTAAGACGCACCACGCATGGTGTGATAGAATGAAGCCAACGGCAAGGAACTCATCCTTAAACTACATAAAGGCCTGGCGGAGGCCATTCTGACGCCGGATTTTATGCACTGTCGAGGAGCTTGTCTGCGGAGAGAGGATTGAATATGAGGAGGCCCGCGCTCCGGGTTGTTCTCCTTGTGCTGTTTGTTTCGGCGGTGGCCGGTGGTGTCTGGCTGTGGCAGTCGAAGCATGAGAAGGAATCCCGCCACGAGCTTGTTCTGTTCGGCAACGTTGACATCCGGCAGGTCAACCTGGCGTTCAATATTACCGAACGGATCGAAACAGTGCTGGCACAGGAAGGCGACCGCGTCAGGGAGGGCCAGCTTCTGGCGACCCTTGACGACCGCAGGCTGAAACACGAAGTCGACCGGTCCGAAGCCCTCGTGGCAGCCCAGCGGGAAGTCGTAGCACGACTGGAGGCCGGGACACGTCCCGAGGAAATCGGCAAGGCGCGAGCGGATGTGGAAGCCGCGAAAGCGGAGCTCCATTTGGCAGAGCTTACCTACCGCCGCGTGCGCAACCTTGCGGGCGAAGATGTCCTTTCCGAGCAGAGGAAGGATGACGCAAGGGCCGCGCTTGAGACGGCGCAGGCCCGCCTGAAGGCGCTGCAGAAAGCCCTGGACCTTGCAATCGCCGGCCCCCGCAGGGAGGATATCGCGGCTGCCAGGGCTACCCTGAAGGCTTATGAGGCGCAGCTTGACGTGGCGCGGCGAGAGCTTAGCTATGCATCTCTCTACGCTCCGTCGGATGGAGTAGTCCAGGTGCGGCTTCTTGAGCCCGGCGACATGGCTTCGGCCCAAAAAGCCGTTCTCATCATTGCCCTTGACGACCCCCTGTGGGTCAGAGCCTACGTCCCTGAAACGGAACTCGGCAAGATATGGACGGGCATGTCCGCAGTGGTAAGCACCGACACCTATCCGGGAAAGCGCTACAAGGCTTGGATCGGGTTTATCTCCCCCACGGCGCAGTTTACGCCAAAGTCGGTCGAGACAAAAGAGGTGCGCACAAGCCTCGTATACCAGGTGCGGGTGTATGTGTGCAATCCCCAACACGAGCTGCGCATGGGGATGCCGGCGACAGTGACCGTTCCATTGAACCAGGCTCCCGCAGAAGAAGGCACGGATAGAGAGCGTTGCACGGACCCATGACGTGCCGACATGGAGAGACCGGGGGATGATGGGCAAGGGCGACGCGGTCGTCGGATTGGATGAAGTGACCAAGACCTTTAAGGCCGCCGGGCACGAGATAGAGGCCCTGAAGTCCGTTTCGATGCGTGTGGAAAGAGGATCCATTACGGGCTTGGTGGGGCCGGACGGCGCGGGCAAGACGACTTTGATGAGACTGGTGGCGGGTCTTCTCGTGCCGGATTCGGGCCGGGTGAGCGTGCTGGGAATGGATGCCACGCGCCAGTACCTGTCCGTGCAGGCTTCCCTGGGGTACATGCCCCAGAGGTTCGGACTCTATGAAGACCTTTCCGTTC is a genomic window of Nitrospirota bacterium containing:
- a CDS encoding DUF3800 domain-containing protein, with amino-acid sequence MLTRPTYRLFLDESGDHSYGKLEKKLFRLLMKGKVLWEQMFPSYPSLEEEGSRYLGLTGTIFKLESYSNAFLPALDALKQDIFNTRDIVFHAKDIIQRRGPFYILQDPELTRAFDERLLDLIRTSDYKSITVVLDKKKHVKKYNDPWHPYQYSLLALMQRYCYFLSERGARGDIVAECRGKRENFALQEAYKKIYYRGDGKYKKADFYQRCLTSNGIKIRKKKMNIHGLQLSDILASPLKKYTLIKYKVIKEANEKLFWKQIIEAAKPKIRCRSSDSRTEGYGIILIR
- a CDS encoding efflux RND transporter periplasmic adaptor subunit, with the translated sequence MRRPALRVVLLVLFVSAVAGGVWLWQSKHEKESRHELVLFGNVDIRQVNLAFNITERIETVLAQEGDRVREGQLLATLDDRRLKHEVDRSEALVAAQREVVARLEAGTRPEEIGKARADVEAAKAELHLAELTYRRVRNLAGEDVLSEQRKDDARAALETAQARLKALQKALDLAIAGPRREDIAAARATLKAYEAQLDVARRELSYASLYAPSDGVVQVRLLEPGDMASAQKAVLIIALDDPLWVRAYVPETELGKIWTGMSAVVSTDTYPGKRYKAWIGFISPTAQFTPKSVETKEVRTSLVYQVRVYVCNPQHELRMGMPATVTVPLNQAPAEEGTDRERCTDP